The proteins below come from a single bacterium genomic window:
- the lsrF gene encoding 3-hydroxy-5-phosphonooxypentane-2,4-dione thiolase, producing the protein MRNRLHRIIRPDTGRTVMLAVDHGYFMGPTSKLEVPRKTIEPLLPFADSLMVTRGVVRSSVPPGAGVPIVLRVSGGTSILADDLSNEGIMTTMKDAVRLNAAAVALSVFVGTAHERETLLNLGALVSEGQEFGMPVLAVTAVGKELEKRDARYLALCCRIAAEAGAQIVKTYYCDGFEKVVEGCPVPLVVAGGPKLDTEMDVLELTSSAIRQGAAGVDMGRNIWQHAAPVAMIKAVRAIVHDGASPQDAYALFRRSAAEGAQPAARR; encoded by the coding sequence ATGCGTAACCGACTGCACCGCATCATCCGGCCCGACACCGGCCGCACCGTAATGCTGGCCGTGGACCACGGCTACTTCATGGGACCGACGTCCAAGTTGGAAGTCCCCCGCAAGACGATCGAGCCGCTGTTGCCGTTTGCGGACTCGCTCATGGTCACGCGGGGCGTCGTACGCTCTTCCGTCCCGCCCGGCGCGGGCGTGCCCATCGTGCTGCGTGTATCGGGCGGGACGAGCATCCTCGCCGACGATCTGTCGAACGAAGGCATCATGACGACGATGAAGGACGCGGTGCGGTTGAACGCCGCGGCGGTCGCGCTCTCCGTCTTCGTCGGCACGGCCCACGAGCGCGAGACGCTGCTCAACCTCGGCGCCCTCGTCAGCGAAGGGCAGGAGTTCGGGATGCCCGTGCTCGCGGTGACCGCGGTCGGCAAGGAGCTCGAGAAACGCGACGCCCGCTATCTCGCGCTGTGCTGCCGGATCGCGGCGGAGGCGGGGGCGCAGATCGTCAAGACCTACTACTGCGACGGCTTCGAGAAGGTGGTGGAGGGCTGCCCCGTGCCGCTCGTCGTCGCCGGCGGTCCGAAGCTCGACACGGAGATGGACGTGTTGGAGCTGACGTCGTCCGCGATCCGCCAGGGCGCGGCGGGAGTCGACATGGGCCGCAACATCTGGCAGCACGCCGCGCCGGTCGCGATGATCAAGGCGGTCCGCGCGATCGTCCACGACGGCGCGTCGC